From the uncultured Trichococcus sp. genome, one window contains:
- a CDS encoding pyridoxal phosphate-dependent aminotransferase, translating into MYHWSELSKNYPASSIRKMAKLAAQFDDTLMLTMGEPNFETPEYIKKAGQDAIAADHTHYGPNVGELAFQQAVAKKYTDQTGIPFEPNEVMATFGGTEAILHVMMSILNPGDEVIIADPSYPNYLGQIMLLGANVVPVPVYEENSFKMQAADIEQVLTDKTRLIILNTPNNPMGSILDPTDMEAIVALADRHQIAILSDEVYESLIYDGKKHFSLFQIPGAKENHFVVNSLSKTYAMTGWRIGYVVGNHEAIDRMAEFREGIGFCVPPFIQEAAIAAITGPQNDVRYFLEQYDRRRNIIVDGLNQIPGFHCLKTEGAFYAFPNIKAFGKSSYDFAMEILTETHVALTPGSAFGKMGEGYLRIPFAESEEVLQEAVDRIKAYIVKAYPTL; encoded by the coding sequence ATGTACCATTGGTCTGAACTATCCAAAAACTATCCCGCATCCAGCATCCGAAAAATGGCAAAATTGGCCGCCCAATTCGATGACACGCTGATGCTGACGATGGGGGAACCGAATTTCGAAACCCCCGAATACATCAAAAAAGCCGGGCAGGATGCCATCGCCGCCGATCATACGCACTACGGCCCGAACGTCGGTGAGCTCGCTTTTCAGCAAGCCGTTGCAAAAAAATACACGGACCAGACCGGCATCCCCTTCGAACCAAATGAAGTCATGGCGACTTTCGGCGGAACGGAAGCCATTCTGCATGTGATGATGTCAATCCTGAATCCAGGCGACGAGGTGATCATCGCCGATCCGAGCTATCCGAATTACCTCGGACAAATCATGCTTTTGGGAGCCAACGTCGTCCCAGTGCCCGTCTACGAAGAAAACTCATTCAAGATGCAGGCTGCTGACATCGAGCAAGTACTGACCGACAAAACGCGCTTGATCATTCTGAATACCCCGAATAATCCGATGGGTTCGATCCTTGATCCGACCGATATGGAAGCCATCGTGGCCTTGGCCGATCGCCATCAGATCGCGATTCTGTCGGATGAAGTCTACGAAAGCCTTATTTACGATGGCAAGAAACATTTCAGCCTGTTCCAGATACCCGGCGCAAAAGAAAATCATTTCGTGGTGAACAGCTTGTCCAAAACCTATGCGATGACGGGTTGGCGGATCGGCTATGTCGTCGGCAATCATGAAGCCATCGATCGCATGGCCGAGTTCCGGGAAGGCATCGGATTCTGCGTTCCTCCTTTCATCCAGGAAGCCGCAATCGCTGCAATCACCGGACCGCAGAATGATGTCCGTTATTTCCTGGAACAATATGACCGTCGCCGCAACATCATTGTCGATGGCTTGAACCAGATCCCTGGCTTCCACTGCTTGAAGACGGAAGGCGCCTTCTATGCTTTCCCGAATATCAAGGCATTCGGCAAGTCCTCTTATGATTTTGCGATGGAAATCTTGACGGAAACCCACGTAGCGCTGACGCCAGGTTCCGCTTTCGGAAAAATGGGCGAAGGCTACTTGAGGATTCCGTTCGCCGAATCGGAGGAAGTCCTTCAGGAAGCCGTTGACCGCATCAAAGCCTATATCGTAAAGGCTTATCCGACTCTATAG
- a CDS encoding CDP-alcohol phosphatidyltransferase family protein — MKRVPNILTLIRLFLIPFYLMVFYSDTAHPVRWAMIIFLVASLTDIIDGYIARKYDAITKFGQVADPFADKVMQISVLYTLMDIGYIENWFFLIVLIKDGLQILLGVALLNVEPKIIVPANVFGKATTVLIFATILLSLFRLPGLIYLQLFVGGWAVVTFSQYAYHVWQAWKKNKSVKLDNQ, encoded by the coding sequence ATGAAACGTGTACCGAACATCCTGACGCTGATACGCCTGTTTTTGATCCCATTTTATTTGATGGTCTTCTATTCCGATACGGCGCATCCGGTCCGTTGGGCGATGATCATTTTTCTGGTGGCCAGCCTTACCGACATCATCGATGGCTACATCGCCCGGAAATATGATGCCATCACGAAATTCGGACAGGTGGCTGATCCGTTTGCGGATAAAGTGATGCAGATTTCTGTCCTGTACACCTTGATGGACATCGGATATATCGAAAATTGGTTTTTCCTGATCGTATTGATCAAAGATGGCCTGCAGATATTGCTGGGTGTGGCTCTGCTGAATGTCGAGCCGAAGATCATCGTGCCTGCGAATGTATTTGGAAAGGCCACGACCGTCCTGATTTTTGCCACAATCCTGCTTTCTTTGTTCCGTCTGCCGGGATTGATTTATCTGCAGCTGTTCGTCGGGGGATGGGCTGTCGTCACTTTCTCCCAGTATGCCTATCACGTCTGGCAAGCATGGAAAAAAAACAAATCCGTCAAGTTGGATAATCAGTGA
- a CDS encoding gamma-glutamyl-gamma-aminobutyrate hydrolase family protein: MKPIIGIGGNHLTAELGNQMEKTYTPQGFIDGVQVAGGIPLVIPISDPMDAEHYINAVDGLILAGGQDVSPILYDEEPTHRLGVTHPARDAFEIALAREAYNQCKPIFAVCRGMQLINVAFGGSLHQDISQLEEYDVQHDQKTNIQYASHSISIAPNNFLRSFLGEKHLVNSFHHQGIKELAEPFEAIAWSSDGLIEAFQAKERSQNIFAVQWHPEFMLASSQKMQYFFDEIVFLAGTGIHYQDNVIHY, encoded by the coding sequence ATGAAACCGATTATAGGAATTGGAGGCAACCACCTGACTGCTGAACTCGGCAACCAGATGGAAAAAACATACACACCGCAAGGATTTATCGATGGCGTACAAGTAGCAGGAGGGATTCCGCTCGTGATTCCGATCAGCGATCCGATGGATGCGGAGCACTACATCAACGCCGTGGACGGGTTGATTTTGGCGGGCGGCCAGGACGTATCCCCGATTCTTTATGATGAGGAGCCGACGCACCGGTTGGGTGTCACGCATCCGGCGAGGGATGCTTTTGAGATCGCTTTGGCCAGAGAGGCTTACAATCAATGCAAACCGATTTTTGCGGTGTGCCGCGGGATGCAGCTGATCAATGTCGCTTTTGGCGGAAGCCTGCATCAGGATATCAGCCAGCTGGAAGAGTATGATGTCCAACATGACCAAAAAACGAACATCCAATACGCTTCCCATTCGATTTCGATTGCCCCGAATAATTTCTTGCGTTCCTTTTTAGGGGAGAAGCATCTCGTCAACTCTTTCCATCATCAGGGCATCAAGGAATTGGCGGAGCCTTTTGAGGCCATCGCTTGGAGCTCGGATGGGTTGATTGAAGCCTTCCAAGCAAAAGAAAGAAGCCAAAATATCTTTGCGGTTCAGTGGCATCCGGAATTTATGCTGGCCTCTTCTCAGAAAATGCAATATTTCTTTGATGAAATCGTCTTCCTGGCGGGAACAGGCATCCATTATCAAGACAACGTGATCCATTATTGA
- a CDS encoding Zn-dependent hydrolase — protein MFKANKHRIQTHIESLARFTATPGHGTTRLSYSKEDAAARHYIKQEMNKLGLAVREDAVGNIYGRLEGALKNAPAVIIGSHFDSVPNGGSFDGPAGVVTGLEVAALFQEYGLEPQYPLEVIAMIEEEGSRFGGGVLGSRMIAGQISPADLNEMKDSAGLSAAEAMGKLGFNAADIGSALRTGNDVKAFLELHIEQGPLLEASAQDVGIVQTIVGMTEIRITVKGKSGHAGTTPMEGRADALAAAVSILKELPGMVLGEPDRPVLTVGKLDVLPNGANVIPNQVVFTVDIRSANSGTIQRILRKIGQLVADAEIPGISFSTEELLYADPVEMSADIQSLLIENCEKLGLRYRKMVSGAGHDAMIFAGFTDTGLIFVPSKDGISHTPEEWTDYAQLQKGIEVAFKTVVQLTEAKEKSSNTEM, from the coding sequence ATGTTTAAGGCAAATAAGCACCGCATCCAGACCCACATCGAGTCACTTGCGCGCTTTACTGCAACTCCCGGTCACGGAACGACCAGACTTTCCTATAGTAAGGAGGATGCGGCTGCCCGCCATTACATCAAACAGGAAATGAATAAACTCGGCCTTGCTGTCCGGGAAGATGCGGTCGGAAACATTTACGGAAGACTGGAAGGTGCGTTGAAAAATGCGCCTGCGGTCATCATCGGTTCACATTTTGACAGTGTCCCGAATGGCGGCTCTTTCGATGGCCCCGCCGGCGTCGTCACCGGACTTGAAGTGGCTGCTTTGTTCCAGGAGTATGGCTTAGAACCCCAATACCCGCTCGAAGTCATTGCCATGATTGAAGAGGAAGGTTCCCGCTTCGGAGGCGGCGTGCTGGGTTCCCGTATGATAGCCGGTCAAATCAGCCCTGCTGATCTGAACGAAATGAAGGACAGTGCCGGCCTTTCCGCAGCTGAAGCGATGGGAAAACTGGGGTTCAACGCTGCTGACATCGGTTCGGCGCTGCGTACCGGAAATGATGTGAAAGCCTTCCTGGAATTGCATATCGAACAGGGGCCTTTATTGGAGGCATCAGCTCAGGATGTGGGCATTGTCCAAACGATCGTCGGCATGACTGAAATCCGCATCACGGTAAAAGGGAAATCCGGACATGCGGGAACTACCCCGATGGAAGGCCGGGCTGATGCCCTCGCGGCGGCAGTATCCATATTGAAGGAACTGCCTGGAATGGTTTTGGGTGAACCCGATAGGCCGGTTTTGACTGTCGGAAAACTGGACGTCCTCCCGAACGGCGCCAATGTCATCCCGAATCAGGTTGTTTTCACGGTGGACATCCGTTCCGCCAATAGCGGTACCATCCAGCGCATCCTCCGGAAAATCGGGCAGCTTGTGGCTGATGCGGAAATACCGGGCATCTCTTTCAGTACAGAGGAGTTGCTCTATGCGGATCCGGTCGAGATGTCAGCGGATATCCAATCGTTGCTGATCGAAAATTGCGAAAAACTGGGCCTGCGCTATCGGAAAATGGTCAGCGGTGCCGGTCATGACGCCATGATATTCGCGGGTTTCACTGACACTGGATTGATTTTCGTCCCCAGCAAAGACGGCATCAGCCATACACCGGAAGAATGGACAGATTATGCGCAGTTGCAAAAAGGGATTGAAGTTGCATTCAAAACAGTTGTACAATTGACAGAAGCAAAAGAAAAGAGCAGCAACACTGAAATGTAA
- the argH gene encoding argininosuccinate lyase, which produces MAIWSNNYHGSMNERAFEFNSSIDADARLVYADIAGSIAHAKMLGKTEIIPREEAEALVNELGKMNDELQDGDLNIDFSEEDIHSFLEAELTRRLGAIGKKVHTGRSRNDQVATALKLYSVSALEHLSSLAANVALALSEKAEQHLETIMPGYTHLQRAQPITFAHHLMAYTEMFLRDKSRLDDAKERVLHYMPLGSAALATTTLPLDRAFTAEALGFKDFSRNSLDGVSDRDHSLEMLADMSIIMVHISRLAEEVIIWSSQEFGFVKIRDTFSSGSSIMPQKKNPDIAELLRGKSGRVFGDLIGVLTLMKGLPLAYNKDMQEEKELLFEAIDTVTFCLEILPAMLNDMDVIEAAMLTASQKGYLNATDCADFLVEKGIPFRDAYQITGNILKECEEQNLTLENFPLEMYKKHSDAFDEAIYKKVDLKECVIRRNVAGGPAPERVKEHIESVKTKLEDYQIIS; this is translated from the coding sequence ATGGCAATTTGGTCAAATAATTATCACGGTTCCATGAATGAAAGAGCATTTGAATTCAATTCATCCATCGATGCGGATGCCCGGCTGGTCTATGCGGATATCGCCGGAAGTATCGCTCACGCAAAAATGTTGGGCAAAACCGAAATCATTCCCCGCGAAGAAGCGGAGGCCCTCGTCAATGAACTGGGCAAAATGAATGATGAACTGCAGGATGGCGATCTCAACATCGATTTTTCGGAGGAAGATATCCACAGCTTCCTGGAGGCGGAACTGACGCGTCGCCTTGGCGCTATCGGCAAGAAGGTCCACACGGGAAGGAGCCGGAACGATCAAGTAGCGACTGCTTTGAAGTTGTATTCTGTATCTGCGTTGGAGCATCTGTCCAGCCTTGCTGCCAACGTTGCCCTCGCACTGAGCGAAAAAGCCGAACAACATCTGGAAACGATCATGCCTGGTTATACCCATCTGCAACGGGCACAACCGATCACTTTTGCCCATCACCTGATGGCTTACACGGAGATGTTCCTGCGGGACAAGTCCCGTTTGGATGATGCCAAAGAACGGGTTCTGCATTATATGCCGCTGGGCAGTGCCGCTCTTGCGACTACAACCTTGCCGTTGGACCGCGCCTTCACTGCTGAAGCACTCGGCTTCAAGGATTTTTCCCGGAACAGTCTCGATGGCGTATCCGATCGCGACCATTCCTTGGAAATGTTGGCGGATATGTCGATCATCATGGTCCACATTTCCCGTCTGGCTGAAGAAGTCATCATCTGGTCATCACAGGAATTCGGCTTTGTGAAAATCCGGGATACGTTCTCTTCCGGATCCAGCATCATGCCGCAGAAGAAAAATCCGGACATCGCTGAATTGCTGCGCGGCAAATCCGGCCGTGTCTTCGGCGACTTGATTGGCGTTTTGACTTTGATGAAAGGCTTGCCGCTCGCCTACAACAAAGACATGCAGGAAGAGAAAGAATTGCTGTTCGAAGCGATCGACACGGTCACATTCTGTCTGGAAATCCTGCCCGCAATGCTCAACGATATGGACGTGATTGAAGCAGCCATGCTGACGGCTTCGCAAAAAGGCTATCTGAATGCAACAGACTGTGCCGACTTCCTGGTCGAAAAAGGCATCCCTTTCCGTGACGCTTACCAGATCACCGGAAATATCCTTAAGGAGTGCGAGGAACAAAACCTGACGCTGGAAAACTTCCCGTTGGAGATGTACAAAAAACACTCGGACGCTTTTGATGAAGCCATCTACAAGAAGGTTGACCTGAAGGAATGCGTCATCCGCAGAAATGTGGCCGGCGGACCGGCACCGGAACGCGTGAAAGAGCACATCGAGTCAGTCAAAACGAAATTGGAAGACTACCAGATCATTTCCTAA
- a CDS encoding DMT family transporter has translation MSQYKSGVLFTVVGALLWGISGTSGQFLLQHCGLTSGWLVAVRMLMAGLILLVLCYKKEKGTIFRVWKDKRDRLDIFLFAALGLSFCQYTYFATISHSNAGTATVLQFLAPVLIMVYLSVKNRKLPRPAEMTAIIFAVAGIFLLATHGRFDSLSTSREALTYGLLSAVAVVIYNLQPARLINTYGTLLSLGWGMLMGGILLSIVYQPWRIIGTWDIAAFVSLLVIILLGTVLSFSLYLEGVQRIGATVGSLLSSAEPLSATFLSVFWLGTSLHWTDLVGIALILSTVFLLTLKPKPLKSSEAIQIDPNI, from the coding sequence ATGTCTCAATATAAATCCGGTGTGCTGTTTACCGTTGTAGGGGCTTTGTTGTGGGGGATTTCGGGGACCAGCGGGCAGTTTCTGCTGCAGCATTGCGGGTTGACCTCCGGCTGGCTGGTCGCCGTCAGGATGTTGATGGCCGGCCTGATCTTGTTGGTGCTGTGCTACAAGAAAGAAAAGGGCACCATCTTTCGGGTCTGGAAAGACAAGCGGGACCGATTGGACATATTCCTGTTCGCGGCTTTGGGACTGTCGTTCTGCCAATACACTTATTTTGCGACCATCAGCCATTCGAATGCGGGAACGGCTACAGTCCTGCAATTTTTGGCACCGGTCCTGATCATGGTTTACCTTTCCGTCAAGAACAGAAAATTACCGCGGCCAGCTGAGATGACAGCCATCATTTTTGCCGTCGCCGGCATTTTTCTGTTGGCCACACATGGCCGATTCGACAGTCTGTCCACATCGCGGGAAGCATTGACGTACGGACTCTTGTCGGCTGTGGCTGTCGTCATCTACAATCTCCAGCCTGCCCGTCTGATCAACACCTATGGGACGCTGCTGTCATTGGGATGGGGGATGCTGATGGGGGGCATTCTGCTTTCGATTGTCTACCAGCCCTGGCGGATCATCGGCACATGGGACATCGCTGCGTTTGTTTCTCTGCTGGTTATCATCCTGTTGGGGACTGTCCTTTCCTTCAGCCTCTATCTGGAAGGGGTGCAGCGCATCGGCGCAACGGTTGGAAGCCTGCTTTCATCGGCCGAACCGCTTTCTGCAACGTTCCTTTCCGTTTTTTGGCTGGGGACCAGTCTGCACTGGACGGATCTGGTCGGTATCGCCTTGATCCTGTCGACCGTATTCTTGTTGACGCTGAAACCAAAACCATTGAAGTCGAGCGAGGCTATCCAAATCGATCCGAATATCTGA
- a CDS encoding nucleoid-associated protein produces MIRIKEAILHILDINTNEPIFSYAGLDTSERMMIEYIEAMVAKVEDSDSMKDGILEEDNPMAALFKNCQSDFVEGTKALSEKFFNVTKLNPEIPPADLLIAHFELDEVPCLGVFKLNYSDSYTHFVSYEGDVLTNQIILNRAILPSQRQAIQEGLVVNLDQMVYHVIEKKHMIAELGEKVNYFTEMFLEDTPKPSLKENISIIKKAVQKTSKAFNDEEFQVLAETKEAIVTSMQEDNLIDNEKIAEALFGDNFAKKQKYFEQVEELGYVDRAPAEAAVAGPKYSKQKFRLDNGIEISIPLELYKDPEVVEFINNPDGTTSVIIKNIEKIKNLF; encoded by the coding sequence TTGATACGCATTAAAGAAGCCATTTTACACATTTTGGACATCAACACGAATGAACCGATTTTTTCCTATGCGGGCCTGGATACGTCAGAGCGCATGATGATCGAATACATCGAGGCAATGGTCGCAAAAGTCGAAGATTCCGACAGCATGAAGGACGGGATTTTGGAAGAGGACAATCCGATGGCTGCCCTATTCAAAAATTGCCAAAGCGATTTTGTCGAAGGCACGAAAGCCTTGTCGGAAAAATTCTTCAATGTGACCAAATTGAATCCCGAAATCCCACCCGCGGATCTGCTGATTGCTCATTTTGAATTGGATGAGGTACCGTGCCTTGGTGTGTTCAAGCTGAATTACTCAGACAGCTATACGCATTTTGTCTCCTACGAAGGGGACGTCCTGACCAATCAGATCATCTTGAACCGCGCCATCCTGCCTTCGCAAAGGCAAGCCATCCAGGAAGGCCTCGTGGTGAATCTGGATCAGATGGTATACCATGTCATCGAGAAAAAGCACATGATTGCTGAACTCGGCGAAAAGGTGAACTACTTCACGGAAATGTTCCTAGAAGACACGCCGAAACCGAGCCTGAAGGAGAACATCTCGATCATCAAGAAAGCTGTCCAAAAGACAAGCAAAGCCTTCAACGACGAAGAATTCCAAGTGTTGGCCGAAACGAAGGAAGCCATCGTCACGAGCATGCAGGAAGATAACCTCATCGATAACGAAAAAATCGCTGAAGCCTTGTTCGGCGATAACTTCGCCAAAAAACAGAAATATTTCGAACAGGTCGAGGAATTGGGCTATGTCGATCGGGCCCCGGCGGAAGCGGCAGTCGCCGGGCCGAAATATTCCAAACAAAAATTCCGACTCGATAACGGCATCGAAATCAGCATCCCGCTAGAGCTTTACAAAGATCCGGAAGTTGTGGAATTCATCAATAACCCTGATGGCACCACATCCGTCATCATCAAAAACATCGAGAAAATCAAAAACCTGTTTTGA
- a CDS encoding ABC transporter permease: protein MIPIVGRNIKIFFRDKANVFFSLLAVLIIIGLYVFFLGKNLTSALGDSVGAQYVMDSWIMSGVISVSGVTTTMGAFAVMIDDRANKILKDFTVSPIRSSRLAAAYILSSVVVGFIMSLVTFVLAEAYIFLNGGELLAPFATLKMLGLILLTVLTSSAIVYFLTSFFQSQNAFATASTILGTIIGFLAGVYVPIGQFSDSVQTIIKLFPMTYSASLMRQVMMEEPLVIFFEGAPVEALDAFKLMMGHTIRFGESAVTPFTSILILIGTALLLYALSILNISRKAK, encoded by the coding sequence ATGATACCGATTGTTGGGCGCAACATCAAAATATTTTTCAGGGACAAGGCGAATGTCTTCTTTTCCCTGTTGGCGGTGCTGATCATCATCGGACTCTACGTCTTTTTCTTGGGTAAAAATTTGACGAGCGCTTTGGGGGATTCGGTGGGCGCGCAGTACGTCATGGACAGTTGGATCATGTCCGGTGTCATTTCGGTTTCCGGGGTCACGACGACCATGGGGGCATTCGCCGTCATGATCGATGACCGGGCTAATAAAATATTGAAGGACTTCACGGTCTCGCCGATCCGTTCGAGCAGGTTGGCGGCAGCCTATATCCTGAGTTCGGTGGTGGTTGGCTTCATCATGAGTCTTGTTACGTTCGTGTTGGCGGAAGCGTACATCTTCCTCAACGGAGGGGAATTGTTGGCTCCGTTTGCCACGCTGAAGATGCTCGGCTTGATCCTGCTCACCGTGTTGACGAGCAGTGCGATCGTCTATTTCCTGACTTCCTTCTTCCAAAGCCAGAACGCTTTCGCGACCGCCAGCACGATCCTTGGCACCATCATCGGCTTCCTTGCCGGGGTTTATGTGCCGATCGGACAGTTCTCGGATAGTGTGCAGACAATCATTAAACTGTTCCCGATGACCTATTCGGCTTCCTTGATGCGGCAAGTGATGATGGAGGAACCTTTGGTAATTTTTTTCGAAGGGGCTCCGGTCGAAGCGTTGGATGCCTTCAAACTGATGATGGGGCATACGATCCGCTTCGGGGAATCCGCAGTGACGCCCTTCACTAGCATCCTGATCCTGATCGGCACAGCGCTGTTGCTTTACGCCCTGTCCATCCTGAACATCTCCAGAAAAGCGAAATAA
- a CDS encoding ABC transporter ATP-binding protein encodes MGKIIEVKGLSKRFGDVQAVKDIDFHVNAGQLFAFLGPNGAGKSTTIDIICTLLQADSGEVRINGYTLGKDDFAIRADIGVVFQTNLLDKLLTVKENLEVRGSFYGLSKADWESAFLRATKAAGVTDFLDRPYGKLSGGQKRRADIARALINTPKILFLDEPTTGLDPQTRKNVWDTIRKLQAEHGMTIFLTTHYMEEAANADYVVIIDEGEIIAEGTPDALRERYSSDVLKLRTEAFAEVRRILDAHQAQYEVRQDLFRVKLGKTLDALPILEQCKPYLTYFEVVAGSMDDAFIAITGKQVQE; translated from the coding sequence TTGGGAAAAATCATAGAAGTAAAAGGCTTATCAAAGCGTTTCGGAGATGTGCAGGCGGTCAAGGACATCGATTTCCATGTGAATGCCGGCCAGCTTTTTGCATTTTTGGGGCCGAACGGAGCGGGCAAGTCAACGACGATCGATATTATCTGCACGCTGCTGCAGGCGGACAGCGGGGAAGTCAGGATCAACGGTTATACTTTGGGGAAGGATGACTTTGCGATCCGCGCTGATATAGGCGTAGTCTTCCAAACAAACTTGTTGGACAAACTGCTGACCGTTAAGGAAAATCTTGAGGTGAGAGGGAGCTTTTACGGATTGTCCAAAGCTGATTGGGAATCGGCATTCCTCCGAGCAACCAAGGCTGCCGGGGTAACGGATTTTTTGGACAGGCCGTACGGAAAGCTGTCCGGGGGCCAGAAGCGGCGAGCGGATATCGCGCGGGCTTTGATCAATACGCCAAAGATTCTCTTTTTGGATGAGCCGACGACCGGATTGGATCCCCAAACCCGCAAGAATGTTTGGGATACGATCCGGAAACTCCAGGCGGAGCACGGGATGACGATTTTTCTGACGACGCATTACATGGAGGAGGCAGCCAACGCAGATTATGTCGTCATCATCGATGAAGGAGAAATCATTGCGGAAGGGACCCCGGATGCGCTGCGGGAAAGATACAGCTCTGACGTATTGAAGCTGCGCACCGAAGCTTTTGCCGAGGTGCGCCGCATTTTGGATGCTCATCAGGCGCAATACGAGGTGCGACAAGATCTTTTCCGTGTGAAATTAGGCAAAACATTGGATGCGCTGCCCATTCTGGAGCAATGCAAACCTTACCTGACTTATTTTGAAGTGGTGGCGGGTTCCATGGATGATGCCTTCATTGCGATAACAGGAAAGCAGGTGCAGGAATGA
- a CDS encoding metal-sensitive transcriptional regulator produces MNQYNKNIINRIKRAEGQMRGILAMMESGKDCSDVVTQLSAVRSSIDRAMGIIVAENLVSCVNDQEKDGMSKEESVQQAINLLVKSR; encoded by the coding sequence GTGAACCAATACAACAAAAATATAATCAACCGCATTAAGCGTGCGGAAGGACAGATGCGTGGCATACTTGCCATGATGGAAAGCGGGAAGGACTGTTCCGACGTCGTGACGCAGTTGTCCGCAGTCCGATCCAGCATCGACCGTGCTATGGGCATCATCGTCGCGGAAAATTTGGTATCCTGTGTGAATGACCAGGAGAAGGATGGCATGTCCAAGGAAGAAAGCGTCCAACAAGCAATCAATCTGTTGGTGAAGAGCAGATAG
- a CDS encoding rhodanese-like domain-containing protein, whose amino-acid sequence MYQSITMPEFEQLWKKTPVKLVDVREADEFAHAHIDGAISMPLSGLEDTADQLDKDENYYVMCLSGARSMAACQYLASKGYKVTNVMGGISAWRGEVV is encoded by the coding sequence ATGTATCAATCAATTACAATGCCGGAATTCGAACAATTATGGAAAAAAACTCCTGTCAAACTAGTGGACGTACGTGAAGCGGACGAATTTGCACATGCGCACATCGACGGCGCCATCTCTATGCCTTTGAGCGGTTTAGAAGACACTGCCGATCAATTGGATAAGGATGAAAATTACTATGTTATGTGCTTGAGCGGTGCACGTTCAATGGCAGCTTGCCAATATCTTGCTTCAAAAGGCTACAAAGTGACCAACGTAATGGGAGGTATTTCGGCCTGGAGGGGTGAAGTTGTGTGA